CGCCTCCTGTGGTGGTGCATGAACAATCCAGCGTCTATGAGGCGATTGTTACCCTTTTTCTTGAAGATGTGGGGACCCTTTATGTTTTAAACAAGGATAACTTATTGGCCGGAGTTGTCTCCAGAAAAGATTTGCTTCGGACATCTCTAGGGAACAAAAACTTAGAAGATGTCCCGGTGGGTATCATTATGACCCGCATGCCCAATGTGATCACCGTAGGACCGGAGGATTCCATCTTTGAGGCGGCGAACAAGTTGATTGAAAACCAAATCGATTCCTTGCCGGTGGTCATTCCCGTGGAAGGGATGAAAAATGCCTTGCAGGTGGTGGGCCGTTGTACGAAAACGACCATTGCCCGTGCTTTTGTTCAGATGGGAAAAGAGGAAGTGATTTAGGAGGGATTTACCATTTCTACAGATCATGACCGAAAATTTTACCTTTATGTGTTGTCCGATTCCGTTGGAGAAACGGCGGAATTTGTGGCTCGAGCCGCAGCCAGCCAGTTTGATGGACATGGGATTGAAATCCGGCGTATCTCTTTTATTGATGATGAGAGCACCGTCGATGAGGTTATTGCTTCCGCGAAAGAAAACGAGGCGGTAGTGGTCTACACCATCGTTGTTCCTCGGTTGAAGGAACACCTCATTCGTGTAGCCAGACGGGAAAAAGTTCCCGTGGTCGATATCATGGGTCCAATTATTTCACGTTTATCAAAGAAGATGAGGATTCCACCCAAGTATAAGCCGGGTTTGGTTCATCAATTGGATGAGGATTATTTTAAGAAAGTGGAAGCGATAGAATTTGCTGTAAAATATGATGATGGCAAGGACCCGAGGGGTATTCTCCGTTCCGATGTGGTCCTTATTGGAGTTTCCCGCACCTCTAAAACGCCTTTATCCATGTATCTTGCCCATAAACGCCTTAAGGTTGCCAATGTGCCTTTAGTTCCAGAGGTTCCTCCTCCGGAAGAGCTCTTCATGATTCCTCCGAAGAAATGTATCGGCCTAACGATTAATCCGGAACATCTTAACAACATCAGAACCGAACGGTTGAAATCATTGGGGCTTACCGCCCAAGCGAATTATGCCAGTCTCGAGCGAATCCTGTATGAGCTGGAATATGCGGAGAAAATTATGAAACGAATCGGATGTCCTGTGATTAACGTGACGAACAAGGCGGTTGAAGAAACGGCCAATATAATCCTTGAGGTGATAAAAGGAGGAAGAATTTAAGATGACGAATATGGGGAAAAAGTATGTCTATCGTTTTTCAGAGGGAAACAGGGAGATGAGAGAACTTCTCGGTGGCAAGGGAGCAAATCTAGCAGAAATGACTCGGGCCGGACTTCCTGTTCCACCTGGATTTACCATCACGACGGAGGCTTGTAATGCCTATCACGAGATGGGGAAAGTCCTTCCGGAAGGGCTCATGGAAGAAGTAGATACGGCCTTAACCTTGCTGGAAAAGGAGATCGGGAAGGAATTTGGAAATGCGGAGAATCCTCTCCTTGTCTCTGTTCGTTCCGGAGCCGCTTTTTCCATGCCCGGGATGATGGATACGATCTTAAATCTGGGATTAAATGATGAAACCGTGGAAGGTCTTGCGAAACTTACAGGAAATCCCCGCTTTGCCTATGACTCCTATCGCCGTTTCATCCAGATGTTTTCCGATGTGGTGCTTGGATTGGACGAATATCTCTTCGAAGAGGTGATTCGGAATCGGAAGGAGGCAAAAGGGGTTAAGCACGATCCTGACTTAAAAGCTTCCGATTGGCAGGAAGTGATATACCAATTTAAGGAAATCGTAGAAAAAGAGATCAAAAAGCCGTTTCCTCAGGATCCTGCGGAACAACTTCGGCTCGCCATTCAAGCCGTTTTTGACTCCTGGAATAATCAGCGGGCCATCGTCTATCGAAAAATCCATAAAATTTCCGACTCTTTAGGGACTGCGGTAAATATTCAATCCATGGTATTTGGGAATATGGGGAATGATTCAGGGACAGGGGTGGCTTTCACCCGGAATCCTTCCACCGGAGAAAAAGAACTGTACGGAGAATTCCTCATCAATGCCCAAGGGGAGGATGTGGTTGCCGGGATTCGTACCCCTCAGCCCATTTCAAAGTTGAAGGAGCTCCTCCCGGGAGTTTATCGGCAGTTCGAAGAGATTTCTCACCAGTTGGAGAGACATTATCAGGATATGCAAGATATCGAGTTTACTGTAGAACGGGGGAAACTCTTTATCTTGCAGACTCGGAACGGTAAGAGGACAGCCCAGGCTGCGGTGAAAATCGCCGTTCACATGGTTCATGAAGGGTTAATTACGAAGGAAAATGCCCTCTTGCGGGTAGATCCGGATCAGTTAAATCAACTCCTCCATCGGCGGGTCGATGATCGGCAAGCGTTACAAGTCTTGGTGAAAGGATTGCCGGCTTCCCCGGGAGCGGCCACAGGAAAGGTGGTCTTTGATGCCGACGAGGCGGAAGAGATGGCGAAACAGGGGATGAAAGTGATTCTGGTTCGTCCTGAGACGACACCGGAAGATATTCACGGGATCGTCGCCTCCCAAGCAGTTGTAACAAGTCGGGGTGGGATGACAAGCCATGCTGCCGTGGTGGCTAGGGGGATGGGGAAACCTTGCATCGCCGGTTGTGAAGAGATGAAAATCGACTTAAATAAAAAAGAGTTTCAAGTAGGGTCGATTGTGGTAAAACAGGGAGAGATCATCTCGGTTGATGGAGGAGCGGGAAATGTGATGTTAGGAGAGGTTCCTCTCATCGATCCCGTTCTCTCCGATGAGTTTTCAGAGCTTCTCGGCTGGGCAGATCAATATAGAACACTCGGTGTTCGTGCCAATGCCGACACCCCCGTCGATGCGAGAAAATCGAGGGAGTTCGGCGCAGAAGGTATTGGGCTTTGCAGAACGGAGCATATGTTTTTGGCTCCAGACCGGGTGCCTGTGGTTCAGGAAATGATCCTAGCCGAGACGATGGAGGAAAGGCAGAAAGCATTAAGTAAGCTTCTTCCTATGCAGCAAGGGGATTTCTATGAGATTTTGAAAGAGATGGCGGGGCTTCCTGTAACCATTCGCCTGCTCGATCCACCTCTCCATGAGTTCCTTCCCAACCTGGAAGACCTGCTCCTGGAAGTGGATCGCCTGCGCCGGGCACCGGAGACGGATAAAATCCTCCTCAGGGAGAAGGAGGATCTCCTGCGAAAGGTGAAAAGCATGCACGAGATGAACCCTATGTTAGGTTTAAGAGGTTGCCGATTAGGGATCATGCACCCGGAAATATATGCCATGCAGGTAGAAGCGATCTTTAATGCAGCTTTCCAGTTAAAAGAAGAAGGAATACCCACGGAGCCGGAGATTATGCTTCCTTTGGTCGGGCATGTAAATGAACTCTCCCTACTGCGAAAAATGGTGGATGAAACCTATGCCAGGGTGAAGGAAAAACATGTAGGAGAGATTCGCTATACCGTCGGCACGATGATTGAGATTCCCAGAGCCGCGCTTACCGCTGACCAAATCGCCCGTGAGGCTGATTTCTTCTCGTTTGGAACGAA
The DNA window shown above is from Thermicanus aegyptius DSM 12793 and carries:
- a CDS encoding helix-turn-helix transcriptional regulator — encoded protein: MIPIELSKRQEQILKIVQERGPITGDQIAEHLHLTRATLRPDLAILTMSGFLEARPRVGYFYTGKTGNRLLSEHIRKLKVKDYKAPPVVVHEQSSVYEAIVTLFLEDVGTLYVLNKDNLLAGVVSRKDLLRTSLGNKNLEDVPVGIIMTRMPNVITVGPEDSIFEAANKLIENQIDSLPVVIPVEGMKNALQVVGRCTKTTIARAFVQMGKEEVI
- a CDS encoding pyruvate, water dikinase regulatory protein, which encodes MARAAASQFDGHGIEIRRISFIDDESTVDEVIASAKENEAVVVYTIVVPRLKEHLIRVARREKVPVVDIMGPIISRLSKKMRIPPKYKPGLVHQLDEDYFKKVEAIEFAVKYDDGKDPRGILRSDVVLIGVSRTSKTPLSMYLAHKRLKVANVPLVPEVPPPEELFMIPPKKCIGLTINPEHLNNIRTERLKSLGLTAQANYASLERILYELEYAEKIMKRIGCPVINVTNKAVEETANIILEVIKGGRI
- the ppdK gene encoding pyruvate, phosphate dikinase; the encoded protein is MGKKYVYRFSEGNREMRELLGGKGANLAEMTRAGLPVPPGFTITTEACNAYHEMGKVLPEGLMEEVDTALTLLEKEIGKEFGNAENPLLVSVRSGAAFSMPGMMDTILNLGLNDETVEGLAKLTGNPRFAYDSYRRFIQMFSDVVLGLDEYLFEEVIRNRKEAKGVKHDPDLKASDWQEVIYQFKEIVEKEIKKPFPQDPAEQLRLAIQAVFDSWNNQRAIVYRKIHKISDSLGTAVNIQSMVFGNMGNDSGTGVAFTRNPSTGEKELYGEFLINAQGEDVVAGIRTPQPISKLKELLPGVYRQFEEISHQLERHYQDMQDIEFTVERGKLFILQTRNGKRTAQAAVKIAVHMVHEGLITKENALLRVDPDQLNQLLHRRVDDRQALQVLVKGLPASPGAATGKVVFDADEAEEMAKQGMKVILVRPETTPEDIHGIVASQAVVTSRGGMTSHAAVVARGMGKPCIAGCEEMKIDLNKKEFQVGSIVVKQGEIISVDGGAGNVMLGEVPLIDPVLSDEFSELLGWADQYRTLGVRANADTPVDARKSREFGAEGIGLCRTEHMFLAPDRVPVVQEMILAETMEERQKALSKLLPMQQGDFYEILKEMAGLPVTIRLLDPPLHEFLPNLEDLLLEVDRLRRAPETDKILLREKEDLLRKVKSMHEMNPMLGLRGCRLGIMHPEIYAMQVEAIFNAAFQLKEEGIPTEPEIMLPLVGHVNELSLLRKMVDETYARVKEKHVGEIRYTVGTMIEIPRAALTADQIAREADFFSFGTNDLTQTTFGFSRDDAEGKFLQYYLDHKVLPENPFIVLDREGVGKLVETGVKLGRSVKDGLKTGICGEHGGEKSSIEFCHLTQLNYVSCSPYRVPLARLAAAQAALRHGAAKEALKESVVH